Proteins encoded in a region of the Elizabethkingia bruuniana genome:
- the rplS gene encoding 50S ribosomal protein L19 has translation MDLIKYVQDKYITKKEFPEFKAGDTITVYYEIKEGNKTRTQFFKGVVIQLRGTGATKTFTIRKMSGDVGVERVFPINMPALQKIEVNRKGKVRRARIYYFRDLRGKKARIKDRAHGAR, from the coding sequence ATGGATTTAATTAAGTACGTACAAGACAAGTACATTACAAAAAAAGAATTCCCTGAATTCAAAGCTGGTGATACCATTACTGTGTATTACGAAATTAAGGAAGGTAACAAAACCAGAACTCAGTTCTTTAAAGGTGTTGTTATTCAGTTAAGAGGAACAGGTGCTACTAAAACTTTTACTATCCGTAAAATGAGCGGTGATGTAGGTGTTGAAAGAGTATTCCCTATTAACATGCCTGCACTTCAGAAAATTGAAGTTAACAGAAAAGGTAAAGTTAGAAGAGCTAGAATCTACTACTTCCGTGACCTTAGAGGTAAGAAAGCAAGAATTAAAGATAGAGCTCACGGCGCTAGATAA
- a CDS encoding GLPGLI family protein — protein sequence MRFYYLLFFLCFILIKTQTPVVSGNFKINIAPYKKKVLDQSIQNIYYKLFFVKDSKKSNNKLETLCVLQMSKNFSKFSDFNKLKMDSLMEVLSQKGEADAKDVNKALAIKVQWDNSLIKDIKKEKYIYQETITATYQYEEDFPKFNWELENESKDILGYSCRKATTQYRGRKYTAWYTTDIPINNGPYVFQGLPGLIMELEDSKNQYHFTVVAMNKKENEIYLRNEKEIFHIDRDKFRKIHKSFNDNPNFFLDPVYDSNANPVTFKSKSRPYNPIELE from the coding sequence ATGAGGTTTTATTATTTACTATTTTTTTTATGTTTTATTCTTATAAAAACACAAACACCAGTTGTTTCTGGAAATTTTAAAATAAATATAGCCCCGTATAAGAAAAAAGTACTGGATCAGAGTATTCAAAATATTTATTATAAACTATTTTTTGTAAAAGATTCTAAAAAAAGTAATAATAAATTAGAAACGCTATGCGTGTTACAAATGAGTAAAAACTTTTCTAAATTTAGTGACTTTAATAAATTAAAAATGGATTCTCTTATGGAAGTGTTGAGCCAGAAAGGGGAAGCTGACGCTAAGGATGTTAATAAAGCTTTAGCCATAAAAGTTCAATGGGATAATTCTTTAATTAAGGATATAAAGAAAGAGAAATATATATACCAAGAAACTATAACTGCTACTTATCAATATGAAGAGGACTTTCCTAAATTTAACTGGGAGTTAGAGAATGAATCTAAAGATATATTGGGTTATAGCTGTAGAAAGGCAACCACTCAATATCGTGGCAGAAAGTACACTGCATGGTACACTACAGATATTCCCATTAATAATGGACCATACGTGTTTCAGGGCTTACCAGGGCTAATTATGGAACTGGAAGACAGTAAAAATCAATATCATTTTACTGTAGTAGCTATGAATAAAAAGGAAAATGAAATATATTTAAGAAATGAAAAAGAAATTTTCCATATTGATAGAGATAAATTTAGAAAAATCCATAAATCATTCAATGATAATCCTAACTTTTTTTTAGATCCTGTATATGATAGTAATGCAAATCCTGTTACATTTAAAAGTAAATCAAGACCATACAATCCCATAGAATTAGAATAA